One genomic region from Pseudoduganella dura encodes:
- a CDS encoding XrtA/PEP-CTERM system-associated ATPase has product MYESYYGLSDKPFRLRPDPHFFFGSKGHKRAMAYLEYGLAQGEGFIVITGEVGAGKTTLVRNLFRQIESDRIVAAHIVNTHVNADDIVRGVVAAFGLPFEDSASKTTLLARLEHFLRGCDTAGKRALLVVDEAQNLTPRVVEELRMLSNFQSDDKPLLQTFLLGQPEFRATLHNPGMQQLRQRVIATYHLGPMDELETQAYIEHRLLTVGWTGDPSFTPAAHAAIYEFTGGIPRKTNHLCDRLLLMGFLEEMHAFTDADVDTVIRDIQQEFEPPAAAPAAAAPLADATAFDPESAVFANQYPSVLDERMLRLERSMGSVLSILKRIVSTPAGVNQALDE; this is encoded by the coding sequence ATGTACGAAAGTTATTACGGGCTCAGCGACAAGCCCTTCCGCCTGCGCCCGGACCCCCATTTCTTCTTCGGCAGCAAGGGGCATAAACGCGCGATGGCCTACCTGGAGTATGGCCTGGCGCAAGGCGAGGGCTTCATCGTGATCACGGGCGAAGTGGGCGCCGGCAAGACCACGCTGGTGCGCAACCTGTTCCGCCAGATCGAATCGGACCGCATCGTGGCCGCGCACATCGTCAACACGCATGTCAATGCGGACGACATCGTGCGCGGCGTGGTTGCCGCGTTCGGCCTGCCGTTCGAGGACAGCGCCAGCAAGACGACGCTGCTGGCCCGTCTCGAGCATTTCCTGCGCGGCTGCGACACCGCCGGAAAGCGGGCACTGCTGGTGGTTGACGAAGCGCAGAACCTGACGCCCCGCGTGGTGGAAGAATTGCGCATGCTGTCAAACTTTCAGTCCGATGACAAGCCGCTGCTGCAGACGTTCCTGCTCGGCCAGCCGGAGTTCCGTGCCACGCTGCACAACCCCGGCATGCAGCAGCTGCGCCAGCGCGTCATCGCCACTTATCACCTGGGGCCGATGGATGAACTGGAAACCCAGGCTTACATCGAGCACCGGTTGCTTACCGTGGGCTGGACAGGCGATCCGTCGTTTACGCCGGCTGCCCATGCGGCCATCTACGAATTCACGGGAGGCATACCGCGCAAAACCAACCACCTGTGCGACCGCCTCTTGTTGATGGGTTTCCTGGAAGAGATGCATGCCTTCACCGATGCCGATGTCGATACCGTGATCCGCGACATACAGCAGGAATTCGAGCCTCCCGCCGCCGCGCCGGCAGCAGCCGCGCCACTGGCGGACGCCACGGCGTTCGACCCTGAAAGTGCCGTGTTCGCCAACCAGTACCCGTCCGTGCTCGACGAGCGCATGCTGCGGCTGGAACGATCGATGGGGTCCGTCCTGTCGATCCTGAAACGCATCGTGAGCACGCCAGCCGGCGTCAACCAGGCTTTGGATGAATGA
- a CDS encoding XrtA/PEP-CTERM system exopolysaccharide export protein has protein sequence MLFKWLAAGAIMLGALGGCASSGNTMVDAGPAPAPDYLIGPGDNVSIIVWRNPEVSQSVPVRPDGKITTPLVEDLEASGKTPTVLARDIEKALAKYIQQPVVTVIVTGFTGTYGEQIRVIGQAARPQALPYRRDMSLMDVLIAVGGVTEFAAGNKATIIRNVDGKQQQYRVRLNDLIKEGDISANVSMRPGDILVIPESFF, from the coding sequence ATGCTGTTCAAATGGCTGGCGGCAGGCGCGATCATGCTGGGGGCCCTGGGCGGTTGCGCCAGTTCCGGCAACACGATGGTCGACGCGGGGCCGGCACCGGCGCCCGATTATCTGATCGGCCCGGGCGATAACGTCAGCATCATCGTCTGGCGCAATCCGGAAGTGTCGCAAAGCGTACCCGTGCGGCCGGACGGCAAGATCACCACTCCGCTGGTCGAGGACCTGGAAGCCAGCGGCAAGACGCCCACCGTGCTGGCGCGCGACATTGAAAAGGCGCTGGCCAAGTACATCCAGCAACCGGTCGTGACAGTGATCGTTACCGGCTTCACGGGCACTTACGGCGAACAGATTCGCGTGATCGGCCAGGCCGCGCGGCCACAGGCATTGCCGTACCGGCGCGACATGTCGCTGATGGATGTGCTGATCGCCGTTGGCGGTGTCACCGAATTTGCAGCAGGCAACAAGGCCACAATCATTCGCAATGTAGACGGCAAACAACAGCAATACCGCGTGCGCTTGAACGACCTGATCAAGGAAGGCGATATCTCGGCCAATGTATCGATGCGCCCTGGTGACATCCTGGTGATTCCCGAGAGCTTCTTCTAA
- a CDS encoding S1 family peptidase codes for MTRPMYSLLLACCAAVIALASPARAALKDTIPAVKPSVVGVGTLLRTRSPAIVFVATGFAVGDGLSIITNAHALPVLDVERMETLGIVIGTGEKLDFRPATIAAIDREHDLAHLRLTGAPLPALRLDGGGTVAEGQALAFTGFPLGMSLGLTPVTHRAMLSAITPILLPSLTSRRLDSRTISQLQRRPFQIMQLDGTAYPGNSGSPVYDPDSGVVHGVLNMTFLKNQKENAISQPSGISYAIPVRYVQELLQQNANGK; via the coding sequence ATGACCCGCCCGATGTACTCCCTGTTGCTGGCATGCTGCGCTGCCGTCATCGCGCTTGCATCGCCGGCCCGTGCCGCGCTGAAGGACACGATCCCGGCCGTCAAGCCGTCCGTGGTCGGCGTCGGCACGCTGCTGCGTACCCGCAGCCCGGCCATTGTCTTCGTCGCCACCGGCTTCGCGGTCGGCGACGGCCTTTCCATCATCACCAATGCCCATGCACTGCCGGTACTGGACGTGGAACGGATGGAAACGCTCGGCATCGTCATCGGTACCGGCGAAAAACTCGACTTCCGCCCCGCCACCATTGCCGCCATCGACCGCGAGCACGACCTGGCCCACCTGCGGCTGACCGGCGCGCCGCTGCCAGCGTTGCGCCTGGACGGCGGCGGCACCGTTGCCGAAGGCCAGGCGCTGGCCTTCACCGGTTTTCCACTCGGCATGAGCCTTGGCCTGACGCCGGTCACGCACCGGGCGATGCTGTCGGCCATCACGCCGATTCTGTTGCCTTCGCTGACATCGCGCCGGCTCGATTCACGGACGATCAGCCAGTTGCAGCGCCGGCCGTTCCAGATCATGCAACTGGACGGCACCGCCTACCCCGGCAACAGCGGCAGTCCTGTCTACGACCCCGACAGCGGCGTCGTGCACGGCGTGCTGAACATGACTTTCCTGAAAAACCAGAAAGAAAATGCCATCAGCCAGCCGAGCGGCATTTCGTATGCAATCCCCGTTCGGTATGTACAGGAATTGTTGCAGCAAAATGCTAACGGGAAGTAA
- a CDS encoding XrtA-associated tyrosine autokinase: MSIIEKAANRIGKQPAAAAPLAHVRSEAPPAVVQEPAAGSPDVAVAEAVRPAPAQAPATALSNPDPATPEQLRRTTRMIELDLARMNEAGLVTAAGGRTNLVEDFRIIKRPLIKRAFTPRKANANPGNLIMITSSLPGEGKTFTSINLAMSIAMELDHTVLLVDADVARPSVLRTLGLPAQRGLMDILLDDHLDMSEVMLRTNVNTLSILPAGTSNPRATELLASQAMKSLVHEIANRYPDRIVIFDSPPLLLTSEAHVLASHMGQIVVVVESEKTTQHAVKEALHQLEGCSNVNLVYNKSREMNSSSKYDYHYG, from the coding sequence GTGAGCATCATTGAAAAAGCCGCGAACCGTATCGGCAAACAACCCGCGGCGGCAGCGCCGTTGGCCCATGTCCGCAGCGAAGCGCCACCCGCGGTCGTGCAGGAACCGGCAGCCGGCAGTCCGGACGTTGCCGTGGCCGAGGCGGTCAGGCCCGCGCCTGCGCAAGCCCCTGCCACCGCGCTGTCGAACCCGGACCCGGCCACGCCGGAGCAGCTGCGCCGCACCACCCGCATGATCGAGCTGGACCTGGCTCGCATGAACGAAGCCGGGCTCGTGACCGCGGCAGGCGGCCGCACCAACCTGGTCGAGGATTTCCGCATCATCAAGCGGCCGCTGATCAAGCGCGCGTTCACGCCGCGCAAGGCGAACGCGAATCCGGGCAACCTGATCATGATCACCAGTTCGCTGCCGGGCGAGGGCAAGACCTTCACGTCGATCAACCTGGCGATGAGCATTGCGATGGAGCTCGACCACACGGTGCTGCTGGTCGATGCCGACGTGGCGCGGCCTTCCGTGCTGCGCACGCTGGGCCTGCCGGCCCAGCGCGGCCTGATGGACATCCTGCTGGACGATCACCTCGACATGTCCGAAGTGATGCTGCGCACGAACGTGAACACGCTGTCGATTTTGCCGGCAGGTACGTCCAACCCGCGCGCGACCGAGCTGCTGGCCAGCCAGGCGATGAAGTCGCTGGTGCATGAAATCGCCAACCGGTACCCGGACCGGATCGTGATCTTCGATTCGCCGCCGCTGCTGCTGACCAGCGAGGCGCACGTGCTGGCCAGCCACATGGGGCAGATCGTCGTGGTGGTCGAATCCGAAAAAACCACCCAGCATGCCGTCAAGGAAGCATTGCACCAGCTCGAAGGCTGCAGCAATGTCAATCTCGTCTACAACAAGTCGCGCGAGATGAATTCCTCCAGCAAATACGACTATCACTATGGCTGA
- a CDS encoding HPr-rel-A system PqqD family peptide chaperone: protein MALSWRLVPGQALLHRGWDGAFVLYNDLSGDTHLLSEDAMTLLLALRDGDVMPEELAAPELTELLATLRQLDLVEPC, encoded by the coding sequence ATGGCCTTGTCCTGGCGCCTCGTTCCCGGCCAGGCCCTGCTGCATCGCGGCTGGGACGGCGCCTTCGTGCTGTACAACGATTTGTCCGGCGATACGCACCTGTTGTCCGAAGACGCGATGACGTTGCTGCTGGCATTGCGCGATGGCGATGTCATGCCGGAAGAGCTGGCCGCACCGGAGTTGACGGAACTGCTTGCCACGCTGCGCCAGCTCGACCTGGTCGAACCGTGCTGA
- a CDS encoding XrtA system polysaccharide chain length determinant, which produces MMALLLSFLKAIGKYRWYAVAITWLVAVVGWTVVSRLPNDYQASARVYVDTQSILKPLMASMTTLPNTEQQVMFMRRTLISRPNVERVLRMVDLDIKAKSPREHEKLVDELMSQIKIGGTERDDIYTLSYSNPDPKLGKDVVQSLLTIFVEGSFGGKKQESEKAIQFIDDQIKMYEDKLAIGENALKEFKIRHMGLLPRQGGDYASSYGDLSEKISQARLELLEAEQARNAIKRQIAGDDMAPVTDTTERAIVNPELDGRIATVEKNLDQLRMQFTEEHPDIVAAKRLIAQLEERKKLEAKKMRAVDPGANYSPMLQQMNVQLSVEEARIASLQARVGEYTSRLATMRSLSTQAPEVEAQLAQLNRDYAVNKENYEKLVQRREAAKLSGDLSTATDMMTFRVVDPPAVPSTPAGPNRPRLYTLVFLASLVAGLGTALLLSQIRPTFLSQTNLREATGLPILGSIGMNWTDQQKVRRRRRLYAFAAAVASLFTAYGGVLALTLFRQA; this is translated from the coding sequence ATGATGGCCCTGCTTTTGAGCTTCCTCAAAGCAATTGGCAAGTACCGCTGGTACGCGGTGGCAATCACGTGGCTTGTTGCGGTCGTCGGCTGGACCGTTGTTTCCAGGCTGCCCAACGATTACCAGGCTTCCGCCCGTGTCTATGTGGATACCCAGAGCATCCTGAAACCGCTGATGGCCAGCATGACCACGCTGCCCAACACCGAACAGCAGGTGATGTTCATGCGCCGCACGCTGATCAGCCGCCCGAACGTGGAACGGGTGCTGCGCATGGTCGACCTCGACATCAAGGCCAAGAGTCCCCGGGAACACGAAAAGCTCGTCGACGAGCTGATGAGCCAGATCAAGATTGGTGGCACCGAGCGCGACGACATCTATACGCTGTCGTACAGTAACCCTGACCCGAAGCTGGGCAAGGATGTGGTGCAGTCGCTGCTGACGATTTTTGTCGAAGGCAGCTTTGGCGGCAAGAAGCAGGAATCGGAAAAAGCGATCCAGTTCATCGACGACCAGATCAAGATGTATGAAGACAAGCTGGCCATCGGCGAGAACGCGCTGAAGGAATTCAAGATCCGCCACATGGGCCTGCTGCCGCGCCAGGGCGGCGACTATGCTTCCTCCTATGGCGACCTGAGCGAGAAAATCAGCCAGGCCCGGCTGGAATTGCTGGAAGCGGAACAGGCGCGCAATGCGATCAAGCGCCAGATTGCCGGCGACGACATGGCACCGGTCACCGACACCACCGAACGCGCGATCGTCAACCCGGAACTCGATGGCCGTATTGCGACCGTGGAAAAGAACCTCGACCAGCTGCGCATGCAGTTCACCGAAGAGCATCCCGACATCGTGGCGGCCAAGCGCCTGATTGCGCAGCTCGAGGAGCGCAAGAAGCTGGAAGCCAAGAAGATGCGCGCGGTCGATCCTGGAGCGAACTACAGCCCGATGCTGCAGCAGATGAATGTGCAGCTCTCGGTCGAGGAAGCGCGCATCGCCTCGCTGCAGGCGCGGGTCGGCGAATACACGTCGCGCCTGGCAACGATGCGCTCGCTGAGCACGCAGGCGCCGGAAGTGGAAGCGCAGCTGGCGCAGCTGAACCGCGATTACGCGGTGAACAAGGAAAACTACGAGAAGCTCGTACAGCGTCGCGAAGCGGCGAAGCTGTCGGGTGACCTGTCGACGGCTACCGACATGATGACGTTCCGCGTCGTCGATCCGCCAGCCGTGCCGAGCACCCCGGCCGGGCCGAACCGCCCACGCCTGTACACGCTCGTATTCCTGGCTTCCCTCGTGGCGGGCCTCGGTACCGCGCTGCTGCTGAGCCAGATCCGGCCGACTTTCCTGAGCCAGACCAATCTGCGCGAAGCGACGGGCCTGCCGATCCTGGGCAGCATCGGCATGAACTGGACCGACCAGCAGAAAGTGCGCCGCCGTCGCCGCCTGTATGCCTTCGCCGCCGCGGTCGCCTCGCTGTTTACCGCCTACGGCGGGGTATTGGCACTCACCCTTTTCCGGCAAGCCTAG
- a CDS encoding TIGR03016 family PEP-CTERM system-associated outer membrane protein, whose protein sequence is MAERRTRCAVLGSAMLLALLPSAVRAAWQVKPSVEVRETWSDNPELRSDDQKRSQFITSVAPGLTVTNDTPRLQVSASYRLNAFAYSDKRDTGNDRLNSTLNAMARGNVIRDLLFFDASAGITQTPVSAFGPVSDNPYSDSNRSEVRSYRVSPYLVHQFGGFATTQLRYTHDLVDSDLGGFPRSTSDTIDMSLNSGSSFQTLGWGLQLNRENLQDGIAPKSINSSALASLRYSLNRKFSLTGTAGYDKYDYEGMGEGTKGASWSLGFSLEPSARTSLRMSAGRRYYGNSYFLAASHRSRNTVWSINYSDDVSTSRNNFLLPSAVDTVAMLSQMYQTNIPDPVQRAAFVEAYIRALGLPRSLPNAVNYFSNRYTLQRQFNASMAWRSARTNAVVTVYKMRREALSLVQYDSPLLGAGQQNLNDNTDQTGLSLNVGYRLSARTSAALSATASRSKSLSDELSESNRQFRLYVTRSFQQRLSGTLEVRRNSGGLALQNSSYTENAVAASLSMNF, encoded by the coding sequence ATGGCTGAACGGCGTACCCGTTGCGCCGTGCTCGGCTCGGCCATGCTGCTCGCGCTGCTGCCGTCGGCCGTGCGTGCGGCGTGGCAGGTGAAGCCGAGCGTCGAGGTGCGGGAAACGTGGTCGGACAATCCCGAGCTGCGCAGCGACGACCAGAAGCGAAGCCAGTTCATCACATCCGTGGCGCCGGGCCTGACGGTGACGAACGACACCCCGCGGCTGCAGGTCTCGGCCTCCTACCGGCTGAACGCGTTCGCCTATTCGGACAAGCGGGACACGGGCAACGACCGCCTGAACAGCACGCTGAATGCAATGGCCAGGGGCAACGTCATCCGCGACCTGCTGTTTTTCGATGCCTCGGCAGGCATCACGCAAACGCCGGTATCGGCGTTCGGCCCGGTCAGCGACAACCCGTATTCGGACAGCAACCGCAGCGAAGTGCGCAGCTACCGGGTATCGCCGTATCTCGTGCACCAGTTCGGCGGCTTTGCCACCACCCAGCTGCGCTATACGCACGACCTGGTCGACAGCGACCTGGGCGGTTTCCCCCGCAGCACATCGGACACGATCGACATGTCGCTCAACAGCGGGTCTTCGTTCCAGACACTTGGCTGGGGCCTGCAGCTGAACCGAGAAAACCTGCAGGACGGTATCGCGCCGAAATCGATCAACAGTTCGGCGCTCGCATCGCTGCGCTACTCTCTGAACCGGAAGTTCAGCCTGACCGGCACGGCCGGCTACGACAAATACGACTATGAAGGCATGGGCGAGGGCACCAAGGGCGCTTCCTGGTCGCTGGGCTTCTCGCTGGAGCCCAGTGCACGCACCAGCCTGCGCATGTCGGCGGGCCGGCGTTACTACGGCAACAGCTACTTCCTGGCCGCCAGTCACCGCAGCCGCAACACCGTGTGGAGCATCAACTACAGCGACGACGTGAGTACCAGCCGCAACAACTTCCTGTTGCCGTCGGCGGTCGACACGGTAGCGATGCTGAGCCAGATGTACCAGACGAACATCCCCGACCCGGTGCAGCGCGCCGCGTTTGTCGAAGCCTACATCCGCGCTCTCGGCCTGCCACGCTCGCTGCCCAACGCCGTCAACTATTTCAGCAACCGCTATACGTTGCAGCGGCAGTTCAATGCCTCGATGGCCTGGCGTTCGGCGCGGACCAATGCGGTCGTCACGGTGTACAAGATGCGCCGCGAGGCGTTGTCGCTCGTGCAATACGACAGTCCGCTGCTGGGCGCGGGCCAGCAAAACCTGAACGACAACACCGATCAGACCGGGCTGTCGTTGAACGTTGGCTACCGGCTCAGTGCCCGCACCAGCGCGGCTTTGTCCGCCACCGCAAGCCGGAGCAAGTCGCTCAGCGACGAGCTCAGCGAGAGCAACCGACAGTTTCGGCTGTACGTGACGCGCAGCTTCCAGCAGCGCCTGTCGGGCACGCTGGAGGTGCGGCGCAATTCCGGCGGCCTGGCGTTGCAGAACAGCTCCTATACGGAGAATGCAGTGGCGGCCTCCCTTTCGATGAATTTCTGA
- the wecB gene encoding non-hydrolyzing UDP-N-acetylglucosamine 2-epimerase → MNDMSDTDKIHRILCVVGARPNFMKMAPIMAAFDALPGIEAKLVHTGQHYDVAMNHQYFQALGIPDPDINLEVGSGSHAQQTAEVMRRFEPALDDVAPSAVLVVGDVNSTIACALVAAKKGVPVIHVEAGLRSFDRAMPEEINRVLTDQLSDLLFTTEESGRANLLNEGIADGRIHFVGNVMIDTLRLNLPRAVPAAQIAADAGRPGFADKGFAVLTLHRPSNVDDAAILKRLLETAGKISERMPVIFPVHPRTRATIERFGLSHLLDRASILLLPPMGYLEMLGLMKDATVVLTDSGGIQEETTALGTPCITLRHNTERPITVDEGTNTIAGNDPAAILAAFEGVSGGGGKAGRVPHFWDGRAAERIAAIVAAWLQNR, encoded by the coding sequence ATGAATGACATGAGCGATACCGACAAAATCCACCGTATCCTGTGCGTGGTGGGCGCGCGCCCGAACTTCATGAAAATGGCGCCAATCATGGCGGCCTTCGATGCCCTGCCGGGCATCGAGGCCAAGCTCGTGCATACGGGCCAGCATTACGACGTGGCCATGAATCACCAGTACTTCCAGGCGCTGGGCATTCCCGACCCGGACATCAACCTGGAAGTCGGCAGCGGCAGCCATGCGCAGCAGACGGCCGAGGTGATGCGCCGCTTCGAGCCGGCGCTGGACGACGTGGCGCCGTCGGCCGTGCTGGTGGTGGGCGACGTCAACTCCACGATCGCATGCGCGCTGGTGGCGGCCAAGAAGGGCGTGCCGGTGATCCACGTGGAAGCAGGCTTGCGCAGCTTCGACCGGGCAATGCCGGAAGAAATCAACCGCGTGCTGACCGACCAGCTGTCCGACCTGCTGTTCACCACCGAGGAAAGCGGCCGCGCGAACCTGCTGAACGAAGGCATCGCCGACGGGCGCATCCACTTCGTCGGCAACGTGATGATCGATACGCTGCGGCTGAACCTGCCGCGCGCGGTGCCCGCCGCGCAGATTGCTGCCGATGCCGGCCGGCCAGGTTTCGCGGACAAGGGTTTTGCCGTACTCACGCTGCACCGGCCGTCGAATGTCGACGATGCCGCGATCCTGAAACGCCTGCTGGAAACGGCCGGCAAGATCAGCGAGCGCATGCCGGTGATCTTCCCCGTCCATCCGCGCACGCGGGCCACGATCGAACGCTTCGGCCTGTCGCATCTGCTCGACCGGGCATCGATCCTGTTGCTGCCGCCGATGGGTTACCTGGAAATGCTGGGCCTGATGAAGGATGCCACTGTCGTGCTGACCGACTCGGGCGGCATCCAGGAAGAAACCACGGCGCTCGGCACGCCGTGCATCACGCTGCGCCACAACACCGAACGCCCGATCACTGTCGACGAAGGCACCAACACGATCGCCGGCAACGACCCGGCCGCGATCCTGGCCGCGTTCGAGGGCGTGTCCGGCGGCGGCGGCAAGGCCGGCCGGGTGCCGCATTTCTGGGATGGCCGCGCCGCCGAGCGCATCGCGGCGATCGTCGCCGCCTGGCTGCAGAACCGGTAA